In the Arthrobacter sp. 31Y genome, one interval contains:
- a CDS encoding WhiB family transcriptional regulator, whose protein sequence is MDWRNRAACLDKDPELFFPVGNTGPALLQIEEAKSVCRRCPVVDTCLQWALESGQDAGVWGGMSEDERRALKRRAARARRAS, encoded by the coding sequence ATGGATTGGCGTAATCGCGCAGCCTGCCTCGACAAGGACCCGGAGCTCTTTTTCCCAGTCGGCAACACGGGACCAGCACTTCTGCAGATCGAGGAAGCCAAAAGCGTCTGCCGCCGCTGCCCCGTTGTGGACACCTGCCTTCAGTGGGCCTTGGAGTCCGGACAGGACGCCGGCGTTTGGGGCGGCATGAGTGAGGACGAACGACGCGCACTCAAGCGCCGCGCTGCACGCGCACGTCGCGCTTCCTAG
- a CDS encoding sensor histidine kinase, giving the protein MAIFTDPIREHADFGPGDAEWLHLLVGDWQMVADLAFADLALWFPHPEFGYIALAHVRPSTSHTVFHADFVGEGIRSDLRPLVDKAWNSRSIERSSETSWSSEMALRVEAVPMVRNGRTLAVVTSHMDLSSSRMPSRLELTYRQCAYDLLRMGTLGLWPDFASPTGSRRGAPRVGDGLIRLDADGIVQYASPNGVSAFRRLGEVESLEGRSLAEVTAGLLKDRRMVDETLPLVVTGRMPWRSEIESRGVSLSLRAIPLRDEQHRFGALVLCRDVSELRRREMELVTKDATIREIHHRVKNNLQTVAALLRMQSRRMVSDEAKQGLEQAMRRVATIALVHETLSQGLTQSVDFDELIGRQFRLSAEVASPSQQVRTERSGMFGELPSDFATPLALVINELVTNAVEHGLEGRTGTVWLLADRAEGDGDDEFLTVTIADDGVGLPDGQYTEGLGLQIVRTLVTSELGGSIQWIPREGGGTAVEIVLNLARA; this is encoded by the coding sequence GTGGCAATCTTTACGGACCCCATCAGGGAACACGCTGATTTCGGGCCTGGAGATGCCGAATGGCTGCACCTCCTCGTCGGTGACTGGCAGATGGTCGCTGACTTGGCTTTCGCGGACCTTGCTCTGTGGTTTCCGCACCCGGAATTCGGTTACATTGCCCTCGCCCACGTCCGTCCGTCGACATCGCATACCGTGTTCCATGCGGACTTCGTGGGCGAGGGTATCCGCTCGGATCTGCGCCCTCTGGTAGATAAGGCGTGGAACAGCCGATCGATCGAGCGCTCCAGTGAAACGAGCTGGAGCAGCGAGATGGCCCTCCGGGTTGAGGCCGTGCCGATGGTACGCAACGGCAGGACACTCGCGGTTGTGACGTCGCATATGGACCTGTCCAGCTCACGCATGCCATCGAGGCTCGAACTCACCTACCGCCAGTGCGCCTATGACCTCCTGCGGATGGGAACGTTGGGTCTATGGCCCGACTTTGCCTCCCCGACGGGCTCCCGTCGAGGCGCGCCGCGAGTCGGCGACGGGCTCATCAGGCTCGACGCCGACGGCATCGTGCAATATGCCAGCCCCAATGGTGTCTCCGCCTTCCGTCGACTTGGCGAAGTGGAGTCCCTGGAAGGTCGTTCGCTGGCGGAGGTGACAGCAGGCCTCCTCAAGGACCGGCGGATGGTGGATGAGACGCTGCCCTTGGTGGTGACCGGCCGCATGCCTTGGCGCAGCGAGATTGAGTCCAGGGGTGTCAGCCTTTCACTTCGGGCCATCCCTTTGCGCGACGAGCAGCACCGTTTCGGAGCCCTTGTCCTCTGCCGCGATGTCTCGGAATTGCGTCGCAGGGAAATGGAGCTTGTTACCAAGGACGCCACGATCCGTGAAATCCATCACAGGGTTAAGAACAACCTCCAGACGGTGGCCGCTCTTCTGCGAATGCAATCGCGTCGAATGGTCAGCGACGAAGCCAAACAGGGTCTTGAGCAAGCCATGCGGCGTGTGGCCACCATTGCGCTGGTCCATGAAACTCTCTCGCAAGGGCTTACTCAAAGTGTTGACTTCGACGAACTGATCGGGCGTCAATTCCGTTTGTCTGCGGAAGTAGCCTCCCCGTCCCAACAAGTACGGACGGAACGTTCAGGCATGTTCGGAGAATTGCCCAGCGATTTTGCCACCCCATTGGCTTTGGTCATCAACGAACTGGTGACCAACGCTGTTGAGCACGGACTCGAGGGACGTACAGGAACGGTGTGGCTGTTGGCCGACAGGGCGGAAGGCGATGGCGACGACGAATTCCTGACTGTGACTATTGCAGACGACGGTGTTGGCCTACCGGACGGGCAATACACCGAGGGGCTGGGCCTGCAGATCGTTCGTACACTCGTGACGAGTGAGCTGGGTGGGTCCATTCAGTGGATCCCGCGTGAAGGTGGCGGAACCGCCGTCGAGATCGTCCTCAACCTCGCCAGGGCTTAG
- a CDS encoding NAD-glutamate dehydrogenase — protein sequence MSSGSSVEDRSDATVVREGFFGDYYEHLAEEDARAYSPELLIARATKHRDVAQSRRPGNAVVQIAGEPERSVVYIVTDDMPFLVDSVNAELVRQNCAIRLVMHPLFVVNRDRESGELSRISRVPSNVGISSGDTAAMPSVAHLLGDGDNASHMESWIAVEIDRVSDDAREELIAGLQRVLGDVRAAVEDWPKMRSKALELAEALGGVTHPEQVAELRQAQDLLRWLDNGNFTFLGYREYDLVDEDGEDVLQLREDSGLGLLRAGDTTRQVQHLTDAGRKRAREKRALVITKANSRSTVHRPAYLDYIGVKSFDALGNVNGERRFIGLFATSAYTGSVRSIPIVRDKVDAVLRNAGFPIDSHSGKDLLGILETYPRDELFQIEIPDLAATATGIQRLQERRRTKLFLRPDIYGRFMSAVVYLPRDRYTTSVRLRIEQELRETFHAETIDYEARITESALARVFFRIRLPRTAELAEVDVQELEQRLMRASRSWSEGITEVLREHRSSADADVLSSLWAEAFPAGYRVDYEVEDALEDIERFEKYGAEAERAGRATKQTKPGVHVYLPEGAGEALEEDARVKLYLMEPKSLSQILPYFHNLGLEVLDERPFEIETSDHRDFFLYDLGLKYPAGVDPLATGDLLSDSFGAAITGAVESDNFDRLVLREGIHWRQVVVLRAYAKYMRQMGNTNSFGFIADTLLGNPDVARGLNELFSARFDPTVAEEQRPERQASARVALAESIEQVATLDADRVLRTFVNLIESTLRTNYYQNKEYLSFKLDPTSIDGLPFPRPMYEIWVYSPRVEGVHLRFGKVARGGLRWSDRREDFRTEILGLVKAQTVKNAVIVPTGAKGGFFAKKLPNPTVDRAAWMAEGIESYKTFIRGLLDITDNLVTSADGERLVPPSDVVRHDGDDSYLVVAADKGTATFSDTANGLAADYGFWLGDAFASGGSVGYDHKAMGITARGAWESVKRHFSELDLDTQTEEFTVVGVGDMSGDVFGNGMLLSRHIRLLAAFDHRHIFLDPSPEAAASFDERQRLFELPRSSWDDYDRTLISEGGGVYPRQAKTIPVSEQVRKALGLPDGTTQLSPPELLRAILLAPADLLYNGGIGTYVKASTETHAAVGDKANDAIRVDGRDLRVKVVGEGGNLGLTQRGRIEAALQGVILNTDAIDNSAGVDCSDHEVNIKIFVDRMVAAGKLDAAERAGFLADMTDEVGRLVLQDNIDQNILLLNDRTRVADWSPSYERLMDWLEKSADLKRELEALPTTDTLRSRLEQGQGLTSPELAVLAAYAKIELAAALRDSNLADDPWFADTIRDYFPKQLREKFDAELDTHPLRREIIATVVANDIINLGGITFAFRAIEETSANEVAVAKAFVALREIYDLDPMVAELNALPASFPTEHWSEVHLDIRRLLDRAVRWVLGQGMASQPISEVVESFKPMLAPLRAKLLDYLRGEDKVRISGWLDKARGWELPDHLAHRWAELFESYALLDIARIAQTGSESVEDVAHVYYTVFNRFHVDSLLERISSLPRDDRWQALARAALRDDLYSTVADMTTSVLESTESGAAAEDRLKAWEGQNAEQLGRAKTMFDEVNALEADDMASLSVALRLLRSIVRR from the coding sequence ATGTCGTCAGGATCCAGCGTGGAGGATCGGTCCGATGCAACAGTTGTCCGTGAAGGGTTCTTCGGTGACTACTATGAACACCTCGCAGAGGAGGATGCACGAGCGTATTCGCCTGAACTCTTGATTGCGCGGGCAACAAAGCACCGGGATGTCGCCCAGTCCCGTCGACCCGGAAATGCCGTGGTCCAAATCGCCGGCGAACCCGAGCGGAGCGTCGTCTACATCGTCACCGACGACATGCCGTTCCTCGTCGACTCCGTGAATGCAGAACTGGTTCGCCAGAACTGTGCCATCCGGCTGGTCATGCACCCCTTGTTCGTGGTCAACCGCGACCGGGAATCCGGCGAGCTCAGCCGTATCTCCCGGGTCCCCTCCAATGTAGGCATTTCCAGTGGCGATACCGCGGCAATGCCCAGCGTGGCCCATCTCCTGGGCGATGGTGATAACGCCTCACACATGGAGTCATGGATAGCGGTCGAAATTGACCGGGTAAGTGATGATGCACGGGAAGAACTGATCGCAGGGCTCCAACGCGTCCTCGGCGATGTCAGGGCGGCGGTGGAGGACTGGCCAAAGATGCGCAGCAAAGCGCTCGAGCTGGCCGAAGCCTTGGGCGGTGTCACACACCCTGAGCAAGTAGCCGAACTCAGGCAAGCACAGGACCTTTTGCGTTGGCTGGACAACGGAAACTTCACTTTCCTCGGTTACCGTGAATACGACCTCGTAGATGAGGATGGCGAGGATGTTCTTCAGCTCCGTGAAGACAGCGGCCTGGGCCTGCTGCGCGCGGGCGACACCACCCGTCAAGTTCAGCACCTCACGGATGCGGGCCGAAAGCGCGCAAGGGAGAAGCGTGCGCTGGTGATTACCAAGGCGAATTCGCGCTCCACCGTGCACCGACCCGCCTATCTCGACTACATCGGCGTTAAGAGCTTTGATGCGTTGGGCAACGTAAACGGGGAACGCCGCTTCATCGGCTTGTTCGCCACAAGTGCTTACACCGGCTCCGTGCGCAGCATCCCGATCGTTCGGGACAAGGTGGACGCTGTCCTGAGGAACGCTGGCTTCCCCATAGACTCCCACTCGGGCAAGGATCTTTTGGGAATCCTTGAAACGTATCCCCGCGACGAACTTTTCCAGATCGAGATTCCGGATCTTGCGGCTACAGCCACCGGGATCCAGCGACTCCAAGAGCGCCGGCGGACCAAGCTGTTCCTGCGCCCGGACATCTACGGCCGGTTCATGTCCGCGGTGGTCTACCTGCCCCGTGATCGGTACACCACCAGTGTCCGCCTCCGCATCGAGCAGGAACTTCGCGAAACGTTCCACGCTGAAACCATTGACTACGAGGCCCGGATCACTGAGTCCGCACTGGCTCGTGTTTTCTTCAGGATCAGGTTGCCCCGCACTGCTGAACTGGCGGAAGTCGACGTACAAGAGCTGGAACAACGGCTAATGCGTGCGTCCCGGTCCTGGAGCGAAGGCATCACAGAAGTTCTCCGCGAGCACCGGTCTTCCGCCGACGCGGATGTTCTGTCTTCGCTGTGGGCCGAGGCATTCCCTGCCGGGTACCGCGTCGACTACGAAGTGGAAGACGCTCTTGAAGATATTGAACGCTTCGAGAAATACGGGGCGGAGGCAGAGCGGGCAGGAAGGGCAACCAAGCAGACCAAGCCCGGTGTTCACGTGTACCTTCCCGAGGGTGCCGGTGAGGCTTTGGAAGAGGACGCCCGCGTCAAGCTCTACTTGATGGAGCCCAAGAGCCTCAGCCAGATCCTTCCTTACTTCCACAATCTTGGCCTTGAGGTCTTGGATGAGCGGCCCTTCGAGATTGAAACCTCAGATCACCGCGACTTCTTCCTGTATGATCTCGGACTCAAGTACCCTGCGGGCGTTGACCCCTTGGCTACGGGAGACCTTCTGAGTGATTCCTTCGGCGCAGCCATCACGGGCGCTGTCGAGTCGGATAACTTTGACCGTTTGGTGCTGCGTGAAGGAATCCACTGGCGTCAAGTGGTGGTGCTCCGCGCCTACGCCAAGTACATGCGGCAGATGGGCAACACCAACTCCTTCGGATTCATCGCTGACACGCTCCTGGGCAATCCGGATGTTGCGCGGGGGCTCAACGAGCTCTTCTCCGCGCGATTCGATCCCACAGTTGCTGAAGAGCAGCGGCCCGAACGCCAAGCTTCAGCGCGGGTAGCCCTCGCGGAGTCGATTGAGCAGGTGGCCACGTTGGATGCCGATCGCGTCCTGCGCACCTTCGTGAACCTTATTGAGTCGACTCTGCGGACAAATTACTACCAAAACAAGGAATACCTCAGCTTCAAGCTGGACCCCACATCGATTGATGGCCTACCTTTCCCCCGCCCAATGTACGAGATTTGGGTTTACTCTCCGAGAGTTGAAGGCGTGCATTTGCGGTTCGGAAAGGTAGCCCGCGGTGGCCTTCGCTGGTCCGACCGTCGGGAGGATTTCCGGACCGAGATTCTGGGCCTCGTCAAGGCGCAGACTGTCAAGAACGCGGTCATCGTCCCAACTGGTGCCAAGGGAGGATTCTTCGCCAAGAAGCTTCCCAACCCGACGGTGGACCGGGCCGCTTGGATGGCTGAGGGAATCGAGAGCTATAAGACTTTCATTCGCGGCCTGCTGGACATCACGGACAACCTTGTTACTTCAGCAGACGGCGAACGGCTCGTGCCACCGTCCGACGTTGTCCGACACGACGGTGACGACTCGTACCTGGTGGTGGCCGCAGACAAGGGCACGGCTACTTTCTCCGACACCGCCAATGGACTGGCGGCCGACTATGGCTTCTGGCTCGGCGACGCGTTTGCCTCGGGTGGGTCGGTGGGCTACGACCACAAGGCCATGGGCATCACCGCACGCGGTGCCTGGGAATCAGTCAAGAGGCATTTCAGTGAGCTTGACCTCGACACCCAGACTGAGGAATTCACCGTGGTTGGCGTCGGCGACATGTCAGGTGACGTCTTCGGCAACGGCATGCTGCTATCCCGCCATATCCGGCTTTTGGCGGCCTTTGACCACCGCCACATTTTCCTTGACCCCTCGCCCGAGGCTGCCGCATCGTTTGACGAGCGGCAGAGGCTCTTCGAACTGCCCCGGTCCTCCTGGGACGACTACGACCGGACCCTCATTAGCGAAGGCGGTGGCGTTTACCCGCGTCAGGCTAAGACCATCCCGGTTTCGGAGCAGGTACGCAAAGCGTTGGGACTGCCTGACGGAACGACGCAGCTGAGCCCGCCGGAACTTCTCCGTGCGATTTTGCTGGCGCCGGCAGACCTTCTCTACAACGGTGGTATTGGTACGTACGTCAAGGCCAGCACGGAAACTCATGCTGCCGTAGGTGACAAAGCCAATGACGCTATCCGCGTGGACGGCCGTGACCTGCGGGTTAAAGTGGTGGGCGAAGGCGGAAACCTGGGCCTGACGCAACGGGGCCGCATCGAAGCGGCATTGCAAGGCGTCATCCTGAATACAGATGCCATCGATAACTCCGCCGGTGTGGACTGCTCCGACCATGAGGTCAACATCAAGATCTTCGTCGACCGGATGGTAGCGGCAGGCAAGCTTGACGCCGCGGAAAGGGCCGGCTTCCTGGCCGATATGACCGATGAAGTGGGACGGCTTGTCCTGCAGGACAACATCGACCAGAACATTTTGCTTCTCAACGACCGCACGCGGGTCGCAGACTGGAGCCCAAGCTACGAGCGGCTCATGGACTGGCTGGAGAAATCCGCGGACCTCAAGCGTGAGCTCGAGGCACTTCCCACCACAGACACTCTCCGGTCAAGGTTGGAGCAGGGGCAGGGACTCACATCGCCCGAGTTGGCAGTCCTGGCCGCCTACGCCAAAATTGAGCTCGCTGCAGCGTTGCGGGACAGCAACCTCGCCGATGATCCGTGGTTTGCGGACACCATCCGTGACTACTTCCCGAAGCAGTTGCGCGAGAAGTTCGATGCTGAGCTGGACACTCACCCGCTGCGGCGCGAGATTATCGCCACTGTGGTTGCCAACGACATCATCAACCTGGGCGGCATTACCTTCGCCTTCCGTGCCATTGAAGAAACATCGGCCAACGAGGTAGCCGTCGCCAAGGCCTTTGTTGCGCTGCGTGAAATCTACGATCTCGATCCGATGGTGGCTGAGCTGAATGCGCTTCCGGCGTCATTCCCGACTGAACACTGGAGTGAAGTCCATCTGGACATCCGGCGGTTGCTTGACCGGGCAGTGCGTTGGGTGCTGGGGCAGGGGATGGCTTCGCAGCCTATTTCCGAAGTGGTGGAATCCTTCAAGCCCATGCTGGCCCCGCTGAGGGCGAAGCTTCTGGACTATCTCCGGGGTGAGGACAAAGTCCGCATCTCAGGCTGGTTGGACAAAGCCCGTGGATGGGAACTGCCGGACCACCTTGCACACAGGTGGGCGGAGCTGTTCGAGAGCTACGCACTTTTGGATATCGCGCGTATTGCCCAGACCGGAAGTGAAAGCGTGGAGGATGTCGCACACGTTTATTACACGGTGTTCAACCGTTTCCACGTGGATTCGCTCCTGGAACGCATCAGTTCCTTGCCCCGCGATGACCGCTGGCAAGCTTTGGCACGAGCAGCCCTTCGGGATGACTTGTACTCCACAGTGGCGGATATGACGACGTCGGTTCTCGAATCGACAGAGTCCGGCGCCGCGGCTGAGGATCGCCTCAAGGCCTGGGAAGGGCAAAATGCCGAGCAGCTAGGACGCGCAAAGACCATGTTCGACGAGGTCAACGCGCTGGAAGCCGACGACATGGCTTCACTGTCGGTAGCATTAAGGCTCTTGAGGTCAATCGTTCGACGCTAG
- a CDS encoding FtsK/SpoIIIE domain-containing protein → MALECTLVRAPGAAETTEPEELSIAVPDGTSGTQVQQLLTDARGTGLLSVGGHPLTTLTVGEPPLIPGAVLVDDAPNHQSGNDISSPLLLLTHSGPGAGSVFRIQRGRYRIGRASAEILVSDPGMSREHAILEVSSTALLLRAVRGANPVFVDNRSIKRSLLTSKSTMRCGNSTFTVVTDSDPYPPISGDAGLSIEEPLEVPHSRRHGNRLAMALAAGLPLLAGIGLSVATGMWMYLGFTAISAMSLFVPLVAGRKGRLQGQLAIARAVEDDLERRRRCSPSAAELLLAVNGPSSVEQLAKKPAISDSTATPSAAPAPNARAQGPGIWLRLGIAQTAANIRLVPDDPHFRQPLIGEVALTLDPGHPEVALCGQPHHTDALLRFFLMQLAGFPGASETPVIVFGQAGRLPLSARFLPRVTVTSSLHTVLAALQQANGSVRGKLFMIDDLPPDDSEFRLSLLKTARSAGWQVLRCCVSSQRSAVVIDISPSGTTGHLETGDKRRQFVPDLLSAEVFDRFCRKAPATSFSEGPDTVIPEACFLAELLPRGQRRVLRRWTEAAGHNGPTAVLGAGHGGQVTFDFKLDGPHLLVAGTTGSGKSELLRTLVASIALSHSPDHTTFLFFDFKGGSGLQPLARLPHCVGLLTDLSKNHLERALVSLRAEIRYREEIFAAASVFDLAQYRRAASPTDPNVPYLVLVIDEFRMLVDEAPNTLHELMRIATIGRSLGIHLVMATQRPQGALTADIRANVTSSIAMRVQTEAESMDIINTKAAASISVEAPGRAYLAKASRNPEEFQTASLSLSPGHAVSGLGLGSSLESVQSASQALQQRCVGRSASSRESALPEAGPEWVVSTVQEAWRSLGKPLPRRPIATSLPTSILWHERVSAVAGNASGVNGRWTVGPLAIIDRPTHQIVEPLLWSPSEDGHLAMIGSDSSGMRECFRASSAMLATRKPQPHLYILDAMGTLGHLGDEGRIGAAVGLHQLHLATRVLKRLAAEMERRRSAGVFGVGDSPLVLIVAGWCSWATALRTGPFAYAEGILQDIVRDGSSFGVTVLISGERELVSSRFFAAIQNRAYFPSGSTEESRFHWPRLPDMESLPGRALVMGNFAGDDGAVAQFRGAPAKGLWPFDDFEPSEPPFRVRPLPDLLLADDFQALLATFRRKLPGGSGDGTKTRTTGTRAEHLQAPLWIGVGGDEAEPVSMPLRENGVSTILGGPRSGKSSALASLHALNPLVPWIFPPEASKSEAFWISVTRRAEAGGVDPNSILLVDDADSLDPQGRQALAGLIGRVRGIILTATPGPSLLLHLPLAKEAQASSMGLVLAPGTPHDGDLLGVRLEAPRDRRPGRGFLINGAALQPFQGVFTAGFPQRAKTR, encoded by the coding sequence ATGGCCTTGGAGTGCACGTTGGTACGCGCCCCTGGTGCCGCAGAAACGACTGAACCGGAAGAACTCAGCATCGCCGTCCCGGACGGCACCTCCGGTACACAAGTTCAGCAGCTTCTCACGGATGCGCGTGGAACAGGGCTCCTCTCCGTCGGCGGACACCCTCTGACCACTCTTACGGTGGGAGAACCGCCTCTCATTCCCGGCGCTGTCCTTGTGGATGATGCTCCGAATCATCAGAGCGGGAATGACATTTCCTCGCCCCTGTTGCTGCTCACCCATTCGGGCCCCGGGGCAGGCTCCGTCTTCAGGATTCAACGGGGCCGATACCGAATCGGCAGGGCTTCCGCCGAAATCCTTGTGTCGGATCCTGGGATGTCCAGGGAACACGCCATTCTGGAAGTTTCCAGCACAGCCCTCTTGCTGAGGGCGGTACGCGGTGCGAACCCGGTGTTCGTGGACAATCGGTCCATCAAGCGAAGTTTGCTGACGTCCAAGTCCACGATGCGATGTGGAAACTCAACTTTCACTGTCGTCACGGACAGCGATCCTTACCCGCCGATTTCCGGGGACGCCGGCCTGTCGATTGAAGAACCGCTGGAAGTACCTCATAGTCGTCGCCACGGCAATCGTTTGGCGATGGCACTAGCGGCCGGACTACCGTTGTTAGCCGGAATCGGCCTCTCCGTGGCAACAGGAATGTGGATGTATTTGGGCTTCACTGCGATCTCAGCGATGAGCCTTTTCGTGCCGTTGGTAGCAGGGCGGAAAGGCCGCCTGCAAGGCCAGCTGGCCATAGCGCGGGCAGTCGAGGACGACCTCGAACGCAGACGCCGATGCTCGCCATCGGCAGCAGAGCTGCTTCTAGCGGTTAATGGCCCATCGTCAGTGGAACAACTGGCGAAGAAACCAGCCATCAGCGATTCAACAGCCACCCCGTCTGCGGCTCCGGCGCCAAATGCCCGCGCTCAGGGGCCGGGTATATGGCTCCGGCTCGGAATCGCGCAAACAGCGGCAAACATTCGGCTGGTTCCTGACGATCCGCACTTTCGGCAACCACTTATTGGGGAGGTTGCGTTGACTTTGGATCCCGGGCATCCCGAAGTGGCCCTTTGTGGACAGCCCCACCACACAGATGCGTTGCTTCGTTTCTTCTTGATGCAGCTAGCCGGTTTCCCTGGTGCCTCGGAGACGCCGGTCATTGTTTTTGGACAGGCCGGAAGGTTGCCGTTGAGCGCACGGTTCCTCCCCCGCGTCACGGTGACAAGCAGCCTTCACACTGTCCTTGCCGCCTTGCAGCAAGCGAATGGCAGTGTGAGAGGCAAACTCTTCATGATCGATGATCTTCCACCTGACGACTCGGAATTCCGCTTGTCCCTCCTAAAAACCGCACGATCCGCCGGGTGGCAAGTGCTCAGGTGCTGCGTATCATCCCAACGTTCCGCGGTGGTTATCGACATTTCGCCATCAGGAACTACCGGCCACCTGGAGACAGGTGACAAGCGCCGGCAGTTCGTACCGGACCTTCTTTCAGCCGAAGTTTTCGACAGGTTCTGCCGTAAGGCACCTGCCACTTCATTCTCTGAAGGTCCTGACACAGTGATTCCGGAGGCATGTTTTTTGGCTGAGTTGCTTCCCCGCGGGCAGCGCAGAGTACTCCGTAGGTGGACCGAGGCGGCCGGGCACAACGGTCCCACGGCTGTCTTGGGCGCGGGCCACGGCGGTCAGGTGACCTTTGATTTCAAGCTCGACGGTCCCCATCTGTTGGTTGCCGGAACCACCGGCTCCGGTAAATCCGAACTCCTGAGGACGCTTGTGGCTTCGATCGCGTTGAGTCATTCTCCGGATCACACAACGTTTCTGTTCTTTGATTTCAAGGGCGGCTCGGGCTTGCAGCCACTGGCACGCCTTCCGCACTGCGTCGGACTTCTTACGGACCTCAGCAAGAACCATTTGGAGCGCGCTCTTGTTTCGCTGCGTGCTGAGATTCGATACCGCGAAGAAATATTCGCTGCCGCCAGCGTGTTTGATCTTGCGCAGTACCGGCGTGCGGCCTCCCCCACAGACCCAAATGTGCCGTATCTGGTCTTGGTGATCGATGAGTTCCGAATGCTGGTTGACGAAGCTCCCAACACTCTCCATGAGCTCATGCGCATCGCGACCATCGGGCGCTCCCTGGGCATTCATTTGGTCATGGCTACGCAGCGACCCCAGGGGGCGCTGACCGCAGACATCCGGGCAAACGTGACCTCAAGCATTGCCATGCGGGTGCAGACGGAAGCAGAATCCATGGACATCATCAACACCAAGGCGGCCGCCTCCATCAGCGTAGAGGCTCCGGGGCGGGCTTACCTTGCCAAAGCTTCGCGTAACCCCGAAGAATTCCAAACAGCATCACTCTCGCTCTCCCCCGGCCATGCAGTATCTGGCCTTGGGCTTGGCAGTTCCTTGGAGTCCGTGCAGTCGGCCTCGCAGGCTTTGCAGCAACGTTGCGTCGGCCGGAGTGCGTCCAGTCGGGAAAGCGCACTCCCCGAAGCTGGTCCCGAGTGGGTCGTTTCAACAGTCCAGGAGGCTTGGCGGTCGCTTGGCAAACCTCTCCCCAGACGTCCGATAGCAACGTCCCTGCCCACATCGATTCTCTGGCACGAACGGGTTTCTGCTGTGGCAGGAAATGCGTCCGGAGTGAACGGCCGTTGGACAGTGGGCCCGTTGGCGATCATCGACCGGCCGACGCACCAAATTGTGGAACCGCTACTGTGGTCGCCGTCCGAAGACGGCCATCTGGCAATGATCGGCAGCGACTCCAGCGGTATGAGGGAATGCTTTAGGGCTTCGTCCGCGATGCTTGCTACCCGGAAACCCCAACCCCATCTGTATATCCTCGACGCGATGGGCACGCTTGGCCACCTCGGAGACGAGGGTCGCATCGGCGCCGCAGTGGGCCTGCACCAACTTCACCTGGCAACGCGGGTCTTGAAACGCCTTGCCGCAGAAATGGAACGTCGACGAAGCGCTGGTGTATTCGGGGTAGGTGATTCACCCTTGGTCTTGATCGTGGCGGGATGGTGCTCATGGGCTACTGCGCTCCGGACGGGACCTTTCGCTTACGCAGAAGGAATCCTGCAGGACATCGTCAGGGACGGTTCTTCCTTTGGTGTCACCGTACTCATCTCAGGGGAAAGGGAACTCGTCAGCTCGCGCTTTTTTGCTGCAATACAGAATCGCGCGTATTTCCCTTCGGGATCCACTGAAGAGTCCCGGTTCCACTGGCCACGACTCCCGGACATGGAATCACTTCCAGGACGTGCCCTCGTCATGGGGAATTTTGCGGGAGACGACGGTGCCGTGGCTCAGTTTCGCGGGGCCCCGGCAAAAGGGCTGTGGCCTTTCGATGACTTCGAGCCATCCGAACCACCGTTCCGGGTGCGCCCACTCCCCGACCTTTTACTTGCTGACGACTTTCAGGCCCTGCTGGCCACGTTCCGACGGAAATTGCCGGGCGGATCCGGTGATGGAACGAAGACCCGCACGACCGGCACCCGAGCCGAACATTTGCAGGCCCCGCTCTGGATCGGCGTCGGCGGAGATGAAGCCGAACCCGTATCCATGCCCCTGCGCGAAAACGGCGTCAGCACCATCCTCGGTGGCCCACGTTCTGGAAAAAGCTCCGCTCTGGCGTCACTTCATGCCCTTAACCCTTTGGTTCCATGGATTTTTCCGCCGGAAGCGTCGAAGTCCGAGGCCTTTTGGATATCAGTCACCCGCAGGGCTGAAGCAGGAGGCGTTGACCCCAACAGCATCCTGCTCGTGGACGACGCCGATTCACTGGATCCCCAAGGCCGTCAGGCCTTGGCTGGCTTGATCGGAAGAGTCCGCGGCATCATCCTGACGGCAACACCAGGTCCGTCTCTGCTTCTACATCTCCCACTTGCAAAGGAAGCGCAAGCTTCCAGCATGGGGTTGGTGTTGGCACCCGGGACACCTCATGACGGCGACCTTCTTGGCGTGAGACTTGAAGCCCCTCGGGACAGGCGCCCGGGTCGCGGCTTTCTCATCAACGGGGCGGCGTTGCAGCCCTTTCAAGGCGTATTCACCGCAGGTTTTCCGCAACGCGCCAAAACCCGTTGA